A region of Bacillus cabrialesii DNA encodes the following proteins:
- the panD gene encoding aspartate 1-decarboxylase — MYRTMMSGKLHRATVTEANLNYVGSITIDEDLIDAVGMLPNEKVQIVNNNNGARLETYIIPGKRGSGVICLNGAAARLVQEGDKVIIISYKMMSDQEAASHEPKVAVLNDQNKIEQMLGNEPARTIL; from the coding sequence ATGTATCGCACGATGATGAGCGGCAAGCTTCACAGGGCAACCGTTACGGAAGCGAACCTGAACTATGTCGGAAGCATTACGATTGATGAAGACCTCATTGATGCGGTGGGAATGCTTCCTAATGAAAAAGTGCAAATTGTAAATAATAATAATGGAGCACGTCTGGAAACGTATATTATTCCGGGGAAACGCGGAAGCGGCGTCATCTGTTTAAACGGTGCAGCCGCACGCCTTGTGCAGGAAGGCGATAAGGTCATTATTATTTCCTACAAAATGATGTCTGATCAAGAAGCGGCAAGCCACGAGCCGAAAGTGGCTGTTCTGAATGATCAAAACAAAATTGAACAAATGCTGGGGAACGAACCAGCCCGAACAATTTTGTAA
- the panC gene encoding pantoate--beta-alanine ligase — protein sequence MRQITDISQLKEAIRQYQSQGKSIGFVPTMGFLHEGHLTLADKARQENDAVVMSIFVNPAQFGPNEDFEAYPRDIERDAALAENAGVDILFTPDAHDMYPGEKNVTIHVERRTDVLCGRSREGHFDGVAIVLTKLFNLVQPTRAYFGLKDAQQVAVVDGLISDFFMDIELVAVDTVREEDGLAKSSRNVYLTAEERKEAPKLYRALQTSAELITAGERDPEAVIKAAKEMIESTSGIIDYVELYSYPELEPVSNIEGKIILAVAVAFSKARLIDNIIIDIREMERI from the coding sequence ATGAGACAGATTACAGATATTTCGCAGCTGAAAGAAGCCATAAGACAATATCAGTCACAGGGGAAGTCAATCGGATTTGTTCCGACGATGGGGTTTCTGCATGAAGGACATTTAACCTTGGCAGACAAAGCAAGACAAGAAAATGACGCCGTCGTTATGAGTATTTTTGTGAATCCAGCGCAATTCGGTCCTAATGAAGATTTTGAAGCATATCCGCGCGATATTGAGCGAGATGCAGCCCTTGCAGAAAACGCCGGTGTCGATATACTTTTCACGCCTGATGCTCATGATATGTATCCAGGTGAAAAGAATGTCACAATTCATGTTGAAAGACGCACAGATGTTTTATGCGGGCGCTCAAGAGAAGGACACTTTGACGGGGTTGCAATCGTACTGACGAAGCTGTTCAACCTTGTGCAGCCGACCCGCGCTTACTTCGGTTTAAAGGATGCGCAGCAGGTTGCAGTTGTTGATGGCTTAATCAGCGATTTCTTCATGGATATTGAATTGGTTGCAGTCGATACAGTCAGAGAGGAAGACGGATTAGCCAAAAGCTCCCGCAATGTATACTTAACAGCTGAGGAAAGGAAAGAAGCACCTAAGCTGTACCGAGCCCTTCAAACAAGTGCGGAGCTGATCACAGCCGGTGAAAGAGATCCAGAAGCAGTGATAAAAGCTGCGAAAGAAATGATTGAATCGACAAGCGGCATCATTGACTATGTGGAGCTTTATTCCTATCCGGAACTCGAGCCTGTCAGCAACATTGAAGGAAAGATCATTCTGGCTGTTGCAGTTGCTTTTTCAAAAGCGCGTTTAATAGATAATATCATTATTGATATTCGGGAAATGGAGAGAATATAA
- the panB gene encoding 3-methyl-2-oxobutanoate hydroxymethyltransferase, which produces MKTKLDFLKMKETEDPIVMMTAYDYPAAKLAEQAGVDMILVGDSLGMVVLGLDSTVGVTVADMIHHTKAVKRGAPNTFIVTDMPFMSYHLSKEDTLKNAAAIVQESGADALKLEGGEGVFESIRALTLGGIPVVSHLGLTPQSVGVLGGYKVQGKDEQSAKKLIEDSIKCEEAGAMMLVLECVPAELTAKIAGMLSIPVIGIGAGVKADGQVLVYHDIIGHGVERTPKFVKQYTRIDETIETAISGYVHDVRHRAFPEQKHSFQMNQTVLDGLYGGK; this is translated from the coding sequence ATGAAAACGAAACTCGATTTTCTAAAAATGAAGGAGACTGAAGATCCGATAGTGATGATGACCGCTTATGATTATCCGGCAGCTAAGCTTGCTGAACAAGCGGGAGTCGACATGATTTTAGTCGGTGATTCACTCGGAATGGTCGTCCTTGGCCTTGATTCAACTGTCGGAGTGACAGTTGCAGATATGATTCATCATACAAAAGCGGTTAAAAGGGGCGCGCCGAATACATTTATTGTAACGGATATGCCGTTTATGTCCTATCATCTGTCCAAGGAAGATACATTGAAAAATGCAGCGGCGATTGTTCAGGAAAGCGGAGCTGACGCACTGAAGCTTGAGGGCGGAGAAGGCGTATTTGAATCCATTCGCGCATTGACGCTCGGAGGGATTCCGGTAGTCAGTCACTTAGGCCTGACACCGCAGTCTGTCGGTGTGTTGGGCGGATATAAAGTTCAGGGCAAAGATGAACAAAGCGCCAAAAAATTAATAGAAGACAGTATAAAATGCGAAGAAGCAGGAGCGATGATGCTTGTGTTGGAATGTGTGCCGGCAGAACTCACAGCCAAAATTGCCGGGATGCTAAGCATACCGGTCATCGGAATCGGTGCTGGTGTGAAGGCGGACGGACAAGTTCTCGTCTATCATGATATTATCGGCCACGGTGTTGAAAGAACACCTAAATTTGTAAAACAATATACGCGAATTGACGAAACAATCGAAACAGCAATCAGCGGATATGTCCATGATGTAAGACACCGGGCTTTCCCTGAACAAAAGCATTCCTTTCAAATGAACCAGACAGTGCTTGACGGCTTGTACGGAGGAAAATAA
- a CDS encoding biotin--[acetyl-CoA-carboxylase] ligase encodes MRSTLRKDLIELFSQAGSEFISGQKISDALGCSRTAVWKHIEELRKEGYEVEAVRRRGYRLVKKPGKLSESEIRFGLKTEAMGQNLFYHDVLSSTQKTAHELANDNAPEGTLVVADKQTAGRGRMSRVWHSQEGNGIWMSLILRPDIPLQKTPQLTLLAAVAVVQGIEEAAGIQTDIKWPNDILINGKKTVGILTEMQAEEDRVRSVIIGIGINVNQQTDDFPDELKDIATSLSQAAGQKIDRAGVIQHILLCFEKRYRDYMTHGFTPIKLLWESYALGIGTNMRARTLNGTFYGKALGIDDEGVLLLETKEGIKKIYSADIELG; translated from the coding sequence ATGCGGTCAACATTAAGAAAAGACCTTATTGAATTATTTTCTCAGGCCGGAAGTGAATTTATTTCCGGCCAAAAAATCAGCGATGCCCTCGGCTGTTCCAGAACTGCTGTATGGAAGCATATTGAAGAGCTTCGGAAAGAGGGCTATGAAGTGGAAGCCGTCAGAAGAAGAGGATATCGGCTCGTCAAAAAGCCCGGAAAACTCAGTGAAAGCGAGATTCGCTTCGGACTGAAAACGGAGGCAATGGGCCAGAATCTTTTTTATCATGACGTTCTTTCCAGTACCCAAAAAACGGCGCATGAGCTTGCGAATGATAACGCACCGGAAGGTACTCTCGTGGTGGCTGACAAACAAACAGCCGGCAGAGGGAGAATGTCAAGGGTATGGCACTCTCAAGAGGGGAACGGCATTTGGATGAGCCTGATTTTACGCCCAGACATTCCGCTCCAAAAAACGCCGCAGCTCACACTGCTTGCTGCAGTAGCTGTTGTGCAGGGAATAGAAGAGGCAGCTGGCATCCAAACCGATATTAAATGGCCTAATGATATTTTGATTAATGGAAAAAAAACAGTCGGCATCTTAACAGAAATGCAGGCCGAGGAAGATCGCGTACGTTCGGTTATCATCGGGATTGGCATTAATGTTAACCAGCAGACGGATGATTTTCCAGATGAACTGAAGGACATCGCGACAAGCCTCAGCCAAGCTGCCGGACAAAAAATTGACCGTGCCGGCGTCATTCAGCATATCTTACTTTGCTTTGAAAAACGGTACCGGGATTATATGACGCACGGTTTTACGCCGATTAAGCTTTTGTGGGAAAGCTATGCGCTGGGAATCGGCACGAATATGAGGGCCAGAACGTTAAACGGAACGTTTTACGGGAAGGCGTTAGGTATAGATGATGAAGGTGTTCTTCTTTTAGAAACGAAGGAAGGCATTAAAAAAATCTATTCTGCCGATATTGAATTGGGTTAA
- a CDS encoding CCA tRNA nucleotidyltransferase, protein MEQVFIKALPVLHTLIEAGHQAYFVGGAVRDSYMKRTIGDVDIATDAAPDQVERLFQRTVDVGKEHGTIIVLWEDETYEVTTFRTESEYEDYRRPSDVQFITSLEEDLKRRDLTINAMAMTAAGKVLDYFGGKKDIDQKLIRTVGKPEDRFQEDALRMLRAVRFMSQLGFTLSPETKEAITQEKSLLSHVSVERKTIEFEKLLQGRGSRQALQTLIQTGLYEELPGFYHKRENLMAASKFPFSALTSREELWAALLIDLDIDTKDAPLFLKAWKLPGKVMKEAIHIAHTYSQSLDPMSMYKAGEKSLLSAVKISQLRQNEKLDEEKLKDIQNAYQSLPIKSLKDLDISGKDLLALRNRPAGKWVSEELQQIEQAVVTGKLSNQKKHIEEWLKTCGQH, encoded by the coding sequence ATGGAACAAGTTTTTATCAAAGCGCTTCCCGTGCTCCATACCTTAATCGAAGCGGGCCATCAGGCTTATTTTGTCGGAGGCGCGGTTCGTGACAGCTATATGAAACGAACGATCGGAGATGTCGATATCGCGACTGATGCGGCACCCGATCAAGTAGAACGGCTGTTTCAGCGGACGGTTGATGTAGGCAAAGAGCACGGGACTATTATTGTGCTCTGGGAAGATGAAACCTATGAAGTCACGACATTCCGGACTGAATCAGAGTATGAAGATTATAGAAGGCCGTCAGACGTGCAATTTATCACATCCTTAGAAGAGGATTTGAAACGCAGGGATTTGACGATTAATGCGATGGCCATGACAGCGGCTGGGAAGGTGCTTGATTATTTCGGCGGCAAGAAAGACATTGATCAGAAGCTGATTCGAACCGTCGGAAAGCCTGAGGACAGATTTCAAGAGGATGCGCTTCGCATGCTGAGAGCCGTACGCTTTATGAGCCAGCTTGGCTTCACGCTTTCACCAGAAACAAAAGAAGCCATCACACAAGAAAAATCACTCCTATCCCATGTTTCAGTTGAACGAAAAACAATAGAGTTCGAGAAGCTGCTGCAGGGAAGAGGGTCCCGCCAGGCGCTTCAAACGCTCATTCAAACAGGGCTGTATGAGGAGCTGCCTGGTTTTTATCATAAACGAGAGAACCTGATGGCGGCGAGCAAGTTTCCGTTTTCCGCTTTAACCTCCCGAGAGGAGCTGTGGGCCGCGCTTTTAATAGATCTTGACATAGATACGAAAGATGCGCCGCTTTTTCTGAAAGCATGGAAGCTCCCGGGAAAAGTGATGAAGGAAGCGATTCATATTGCCCATACGTATAGCCAGAGCCTTGATCCTATGTCAATGTATAAAGCTGGAGAAAAATCATTGCTTTCAGCGGTCAAAATATCGCAGCTTCGGCAAAACGAAAAACTGGATGAAGAAAAGCTGAAGGACATTCAAAATGCTTATCAAAGCCTGCCGATTAAAAGCCTTAAGGATCTTGATATCTCGGGTAAGGATTTGCTTGCGCTTCGAAACCGGCCCGCCGGAAAATGGGTGTCGGAAGAATTACAGCAGATCGAGCAGGCTGTTGTGACGGGAAAGCTCTCCAATCAAAAGAAGCACATAGAGGAGTGGCTGAAGACATGCGGTCAACATTAA
- the bshA gene encoding N-acetyl-alpha-D-glucosaminyl L-malate synthase BshA, which yields MKKLKIGITCYPSVGGSGIIATELGKQLAEKGHEIHFITSSIPFRLNTYHPNIHFHEVEVNQYAVFKYPPYDLTLASKIAEVAERENLDIIHAHYALPHAVCAYLAKQMLKRNIGIVTTLHGTDITVLGYDPSLKDLIRFAIEASDRVTAVSSALAAETYDLIKPEKKIETIYNFIDERVYLKKNTAAIKEKHGILPDEKVVIHVSNFRKVKRVQDVIRVFRNIAGKTKAKLLLVGDGPEKSTACELVRKYGLENQVLMLGNQDRVEELYSISDLKLLLSEKESFGLVLLEAMACGVPCIGTNIGGIPEVIKNNVSGFLVDVGDVAAATARAMSILEDEQLSERFTEAAMEMLKNEFSSQKIVSQYEQIYADLAEPE from the coding sequence ATGAAAAAACTAAAAATAGGGATCACATGCTATCCGAGCGTCGGAGGCTCAGGTATCATTGCGACAGAACTGGGGAAGCAGCTTGCTGAAAAAGGACATGAAATCCATTTTATCACGTCAAGCATTCCGTTTAGACTAAATACATATCATCCCAATATTCATTTTCATGAAGTTGAGGTTAATCAATATGCTGTTTTTAAATATCCGCCATATGATTTGACATTGGCAAGCAAAATCGCAGAGGTGGCGGAACGGGAGAATTTAGACATTATCCATGCTCACTACGCTCTCCCGCATGCGGTTTGCGCTTATCTTGCAAAGCAGATGCTGAAACGCAATATCGGCATTGTGACAACATTGCACGGCACGGATATCACGGTGTTAGGCTATGACCCGTCTTTAAAAGATCTTATCCGTTTTGCCATTGAGGCATCAGACAGGGTGACAGCTGTCTCCTCAGCGCTTGCGGCTGAAACGTACGATCTAATTAAACCGGAGAAAAAAATCGAAACGATATATAACTTTATAGACGAGCGCGTGTATCTGAAGAAAAACACAGCGGCGATTAAAGAGAAACACGGGATTTTACCAGACGAAAAAGTCGTCATCCATGTGTCCAACTTCAGAAAGGTCAAACGTGTGCAGGATGTCATCCGTGTGTTCCGCAATATCGCAGGCAAAACGAAAGCGAAGCTGCTTTTAGTCGGAGATGGTCCAGAGAAATCGACAGCCTGCGAGCTTGTCAGAAAATATGGATTGGAAAACCAAGTCTTAATGCTTGGAAATCAAGACCGTGTTGAAGAGCTTTATTCCATTAGTGATTTGAAGCTGCTGCTGTCTGAAAAGGAAAGCTTCGGCCTTGTGCTGCTAGAAGCGATGGCTTGCGGGGTGCCTTGTATCGGAACAAACATTGGCGGTATCCCGGAGGTTATTAAGAACAATGTGAGCGGATTTTTGGTGGATGTCGGCGATGTTGCCGCTGCAACAGCCCGCGCGATGAGCATTTTAGAAGATGAACAGCTAAGCGAGAGGTTTACAGAGGCGGCAATGGAGATGCTCAAAAATGAATTTTCTTCACAAAAAATTGTCAGCCAGTATGAACAGATTTATGCCGATTTAGCAGAACCGGAGTGA
- the bshB1 gene encoding bacillithiol biosynthesis deacetylase BshB1, producing MYNADVLAFGAHSDDVEIGMGGSIAKFVKQGKKVMICDLTEAELSSNGTVSLRKEEAAEAARILGAEKRIQLTLPDRGLMMSDQAIRTIVSVIRTCRPKAVFMPYKKDRHPDHGNAAALVEEAIFSAGIHKYKDEKSLPAHKVSKVYYYMINGFHQPDFVIDISDTIEAKKQSLNAYKSQFIASKDSVSTPLTNGYIEIVEAREKLYGKEAGVGYAEGFFSKRMLMLDHDVLGGEQ from the coding sequence ATGTATAATGCTGACGTTCTTGCTTTTGGCGCCCACAGTGATGATGTCGAGATCGGAATGGGCGGCTCAATCGCGAAGTTTGTCAAACAGGGAAAAAAAGTAATGATATGCGATTTAACTGAAGCAGAACTTTCTTCAAACGGAACGGTCAGTTTACGTAAAGAAGAAGCAGCTGAAGCAGCCCGTATATTAGGTGCAGAAAAAAGAATTCAGCTGACGCTTCCGGACCGCGGCCTGATGATGAGTGATCAGGCTATTCGGACGATTGTCAGTGTCATCAGAACCTGCCGGCCAAAAGCAGTCTTCATGCCGTATAAAAAGGATCGCCATCCGGATCACGGCAATGCGGCTGCATTGGTGGAAGAAGCGATCTTTTCCGCAGGAATCCATAAATATAAAGACGAAAAAAGCCTTCCCGCGCATAAAGTAAGCAAGGTTTACTATTATATGATAAATGGTTTTCATCAGCCTGATTTTGTCATTGATATCTCGGATACAATAGAGGCCAAAAAACAAAGCCTTAACGCCTATAAAAGCCAGTTTATAGCATCAAAGGATTCAGTTTCAACTCCTCTGACGAATGGCTATATCGAGATCGTTGAAGCGAGAGAAAAGCTTTATGGTAAAGAAGCGGGAGTAGGGTATGCAGAGGGTTTCTTTTCCAAACGGATGCTGATGCTCGATCATGATGTGCTTGGGGGCGAACAATGA
- the mgsA gene encoding methylglyoxal synthase, with protein sequence MKIALIAHDKKKQDMVQFTTAYRDILSQHVLYATGTTGLKIQEATGLQIERFQSGPLGGDQQIGALIAANALDLVIFLRDPLTAQPHEPDVSALIRLCDVYAIPLATNMGTAEILVRTLDEGVFEFRNLLRGEEPNV encoded by the coding sequence ATGAAAATTGCTTTGATCGCGCATGACAAGAAAAAACAGGATATGGTTCAATTTACGACTGCCTATCGGGATATTTTGAGTCAGCATGTTCTATATGCAACCGGCACAACAGGGTTGAAAATTCAAGAGGCGACAGGACTTCAAATTGAACGTTTTCAATCCGGCCCTTTAGGGGGAGACCAGCAAATCGGAGCATTGATCGCGGCCAATGCACTCGATCTTGTCATCTTTTTGCGCGACCCGCTGACCGCGCAGCCGCATGAACCGGATGTCTCGGCATTGATCCGGTTATGTGATGTGTATGCCATTCCGCTCGCTACAAATATGGGAACTGCGGAGATTCTTGTCCGTACACTTGATGAAGGTGTTTTCGAATTCCGCAACCTTCTTCGGGGAGAAGAGCCGAATGTATAA
- the dapB gene encoding 4-hydroxy-tetrahydrodipicolinate reductase gives MSNETIKVVIAGPRGRMGQEAVKLAERTPHFDLVGAIDHTYDQQKLSDVMSVASDALIYTDIRACFNETQPDVLIDLTTPEIGKVHTKMALEHGVRPVVGTTGFSEADLKELTSLTEEKGIGAIIAPNFALGAVLMMKFSKMAANYFEDVEIIELHHDQKLDAPSGTALKTAEMISEVRKEKQQGHPDEKEILPGARGAEQNGIRLHSVRLPGLIAHQEVMFGMDGQTLQIRHDSYNRASFMSGVKLSVEQVMKIDQLVYGLENIID, from the coding sequence ATGTCAAACGAAACAATTAAAGTAGTCATTGCAGGACCGCGTGGAAGAATGGGGCAGGAAGCTGTTAAATTGGCGGAACGAACACCTCATTTTGACCTTGTCGGGGCCATAGACCATACATACGATCAGCAAAAATTATCCGATGTGATGTCTGTTGCGTCAGATGCTCTGATTTACACTGATATCCGTGCCTGCTTTAACGAAACACAGCCGGATGTCTTAATTGATTTAACGACGCCTGAAATCGGAAAAGTACATACAAAAATGGCGTTAGAGCACGGAGTTCGTCCAGTTGTCGGCACAACCGGGTTCTCAGAAGCTGATTTAAAAGAGCTCACGTCTTTAACAGAAGAAAAGGGAATCGGAGCCATCATCGCTCCAAACTTTGCGCTTGGTGCGGTGCTGATGATGAAATTTTCGAAAATGGCTGCCAACTACTTTGAGGATGTTGAGATTATTGAGCTCCACCATGATCAGAAGCTTGACGCACCAAGCGGAACTGCGCTTAAAACAGCGGAAATGATTTCAGAAGTCCGTAAAGAAAAGCAGCAAGGACATCCGGATGAAAAAGAAATTCTCCCAGGAGCGAGAGGAGCGGAACAAAACGGTATCCGCTTGCACAGCGTCCGTCTTCCGGGACTGATCGCACATCAGGAAGTTATGTTCGGCATGGATGGCCAAACGCTTCAAATCCGCCATGATTCCTATAACCGCGCTTCTTTCATGTCAGGTGTGAAACTGTCAGTCGAACAAGTCATGAAGATTGATCAGCTTGTGTATGGATTAGAAAATATCATTGATTAG
- a CDS encoding nucleotide pyrophosphohydrolase encodes MSDKTMKEIQAEVDRYISQFKEGYFSPLAMMARLTEELGELAREVNHRYGEKPKKASEDDKSMEEEMGDVLFVLVCLANSLDISLEEAHDRVMHKFNTRDKDRWTRKEEGK; translated from the coding sequence GTGAGTGATAAAACAATGAAAGAAATACAGGCTGAAGTAGACCGTTACATCAGCCAATTTAAAGAAGGATATTTCAGCCCACTAGCCATGATGGCGAGACTGACCGAAGAACTGGGCGAGCTTGCCAGAGAAGTGAATCACCGCTATGGAGAAAAACCAAAAAAAGCGTCTGAAGATGATAAAAGCATGGAAGAGGAAATGGGCGATGTGCTGTTTGTATTGGTTTGTTTAGCCAACTCTCTTGATATTTCTTTAGAGGAAGCCCACGACCGAGTCATGCATAAATTTAATACAAGAGATAAAGATCGCTGGACCAGAAAAGAAGAAGGAAAGTAG